Proteins encoded by one window of Uranotaenia lowii strain MFRU-FL unplaced genomic scaffold, ASM2978415v1 HiC_scaffold_832, whole genome shotgun sequence:
- the LOC129760914 gene encoding uncharacterized protein LOC129760914, whose product MDPNGEHGPIQFLLLKPNSPAKLPTYPFIISKSVELAAGEIIGGHPCDQGQAYLLKVRSQKQVDKLLAVKNLIDSTPVTINFHPSLNTCKCVVTCREAAGATDEVLTQDLANQGVIGVHRFTRKVDGKTQPTNTLVLTLRGTTVPTHIRFGFIQAQTRPYYSRPMICLQCGKLGHTKKHCKNETACLNCGEEQTHPNCELPPNCVNCQDAHPSNSRSCPAYKEEQDIIRIRTDLGIPHNEAVKEYRKRQKQSTSLQQRLIQATTNPTIAEKDKEILGLRKLVDFLTAQITTLTNQVKKLELQKEKSPETSDSDASMTSDTSTVSIQNTPKRFWKTSSEDSPTGSDPKNGKPAEKRQKKKRQRKPENPTPPTIDLPLESTQQGKTATSTPPQQTGKSTKLPSNYYASTSYLK is encoded by the coding sequence ATGGATCCAAACGGCGAACATGGGCCGATCCAATTTCTATTACTCAAACCCAATTCTCCTGCCAAACTTCCAACATACCCGTTCATCATCTCTAAATCTGTCGAACTCGCCGCCGGAGAAATCATAGGAGGACATCCATGCGATCAGGGCCAGGCTTACCTGCTAAAAGTTAGATCCCAAAAACAGGTTGACAAATTGCTAGCAGTCAAAAATTTGATCGACTCAACTCCCGTGACAATAAATTTTCACCCTTCGCTCAACACCTGCAAGTGCGTGGTCACCTGCCGCGAAGCCGCAGGAGCCACTGACGAGGTACTAACACAAGATCTCGCCAACCAAGGTGTAATCGGCGTCCATCGATTCACCAGGAAAGTAGATGGAAAAACCCAACCCACCAACACTCTTGTCCTCACGTTACGAGGAACCACAGTACCCACCCACATACGTTTCGGATTTATACAAGCTCAAACCCGCCCCTACTACTCCCGACCAATGATTTGCCTGCAGTGCGGAAAACTTGGGCACACCAAAAAGCACTGCAAAAATGAAACTGCCTGCCTCAACTGTGGCGAAGAACAAACCCACCCCAACTGTGAACTACCTCCAAACTGTGTCAACTGTCAAGACGCCCACCCTAGCAACAGCCGCTCCTGCCCTGCCTATAAAGAAGAACAGGACATAATAAGAATCCGAACCGACTTGGGAATCCCTCACAACGAAGCCGTCAAGGAATACAGAAAACGCCAAAAACAATCAACATCGCTCCAACAACGCCTAATTCAAGCCACCACCAATCCAACAATTGCAGAAAAAGACAAGGAAATACTCGGCCTCCGCAAGCTGGTCGACTTCCTtactgcccaaatcaccaccctcACCAACCAAGTAAAAAAACTGGAACTGCAAAAAGAAAAATCTCCCGAAACATCCGACAGTGACGCCAGCATGACCAGCGACACATCCACAGTCAGCATCCAAAACACCCCCAAGCGCTTCTGGAAGACATCCTCCGAAGACTCCCCTACAGGAAGCGACCCCAAAAATGGAAAACCTGCagaaaagagacaaaaaaagaAACGCCAACGCAAACCAGAAAATCCAACTCCTCCAACCATAGACCTCCCACTGGAATCCACTCAACAAGGTAAAACCGCAACATCAACCCCTCCCCAGCAGACCGGTAAGTCAACCAAACTACCAAGCAACTATTACGCATCCACATCATACCTAAAATAA
- the LOC129760916 gene encoding zinc finger protein 84-like isoform X1, with protein MWREKDRGEQKKIAQEMDICRLASDDHPDSMKMVEIDFQALCRICGALGENLTSVFGKRAADRLRERIEKHLLVQIRSDDCLPSKICDGCRETLDRFHELFEKCHRTEENFRSMLAAEAEGDAVPVPAANGEPLPDEALLHTSRPTTMVMDVSDAKQAPEEKPKEAEEVPRADETKSCEMIQKNAEEKQSNKRVSRSSRSSFTCSFCKTNGSIKMNTFADKEGLVDHLKDQHADQIFHCEQCDNYLDRNILIQHMTMHALSMFTGGDQSVTAAPGEEESPEPEDEDGQKPQTSGMDLEEGEGSQETVEGKSGDGTEAANRENGNKSPPSEAVEPKPGEGRKLYCYICEKTLANRSAYSYHINQVHLNIKNFSCTYCNKKFGNQRLLNNHVAGVHSRERNFTCDTCSKRFKTNVALYNHQRTHDDSAAAKFSCTFCDKKFRFRNHLTSHQLVHMNERNFPCNQCDKKFNNPECLQKHKLTHVETLPYQCPLCGFSTKQKRYLVMHAKRIHMVR; from the exons ATGTGGAGAGAAAAGGATAGAggagaacagaaaaaaatagctCAGGAAATGGACATCTGTCGGTTGGCATCCGACGACCACCCGGACAGtatgaagatggttgaaattgATTTCCAGGCGCTTTGTCGCATCTGTGGTGCGCTAGGGGAGAATTTGACGTCGGTTTTCGGGAAGAGGGCAGCCGATCGGTTGCGGGAACGTATCGAAAAACATCTGCTGGTGCAGATCCGGTCGGATGATTGTCTGCCGAGTAAGATTTGCGATGGCTGCCGGGAAACGCTGGATCGGTTCCATGAGCTGTTCGAAAAGTGCCACCGAACGGAGGAAAACTTCCGGAGCATGTTGGCGGCAGAAGCCGAGGGGGATGCGGTACCGGTTCCGGCCGCCAACGGAGAACCGTTACCGGATGAAGCTTTGCTGCACACTTCTCGTCCGACCACGATGGTGATGGATGTAAGTGATGCCAAACAAGCTccggaagaaaaacctaaagaAGCAGAGGAAGTCCCGAGAGCAGACGAAACGAAAAGTTGCGAAATGATCCAGAAGAATGCTGAAGAAAAACAGAG TAACAAACGTGTAAGCCGATCATCGCGGTCGTCGTTCACATGCTCGTTCTGCAAAACCAACGGATCCATCAAGATGAACACATTTGCCGACAAGGAAGGTTTGGTGGACCATCTGAAGGACCAGCACGCGGATCAGATCTTCCACTGCGAACAGTGCGACAACTATTTGGATCGTAACATTCTGATTCAGCACATGACCATGCATGCGTTGAGTATGTTCACTGGTGGTGATCAATCGGTAACGGCAGCTCCGGGTGAAGAAGAATCGCCGGAACCGGAAGACGAAGACGGCCAGAAACCGCAAACGTCAGGCATGGATCTGGAGGAAGGTGAAGGTAGCCAGGAAACCGTGGAAGGTAAGTCCGGGGATGGCACGGAAGCTGCCAACAGAGAAAACGGCAACAAATCACCTCCATCGGAGGCAGTCGAACCCAAACCGGGTGAGGGTAGAAAACTTTACTGTTatatttgcgaaaaaacgctaGCCAATCGTAGTGCGTATTCTTATCATATTAACCAGGTACAccttaatattaaaaatttctcttgCACGTACTGTAATAAAAAGTTTGGAAACCAAAGGCTATTGAATAACCACGTGGCGGGAGTTCACTCCCGAGAGCGCAATTTTACATGTGACACATGCTCGAAACGATTTAAGACTAACGTTGCGCTGTACAATCATCAGCGAACGCATGACGATAGTGCTGCCGCCAAATTTTCCTGCACATTTTGCGACAAAAAGTTCCGATTCCGGAACCATCTCACTAGTCATCAGTTGGTTCACATGAACGAGCGCAATTTCCCGTGCAACCAGTGCGACAAAAAGTTCAACAATCCGGAATGTCTACAGAAGCACAAACTAACGCACGTGGAAACTCTACCCTATCAATGTCCGTTGTGCGGGTTCAGCACCAAGCAGAAACGATATCTGGTCATGCATGCCAAACGGATCCACATGGTCCGGTAA
- the LOC129760916 gene encoding zinc finger protein 32-like isoform X2, translating into MWREKDRGEQKKIAQEMDICRLASDDHPDSMKMVEIDFQALCRICGALGENLTSVFGKRAADRLRERIEKHLLVQIRSDDCLPSKICDGCRETLDRFHELFEKCHRTEENFRSMLAAEAEGDAVPVPAANGEPLPDEALLHTSRPTTMVMDVSDAKQAPEEKPKEAEEVPRADETKSCEMIQKNAEEKQRDGPVRHSICESAYYPVAEDEIQISEYFIDEENISLLSFAEDDSQAEQPPSSRQTFESCLKRVKMTPLGKDSIEPYRSDLNGQVRYECPECKKIILSPYVFEAHLRVHNGERPFSCPRCQKRFRIARGLKRHIRQTHQKVRSHFCEVCGNTFANSKNLKEHMFLHTNERSYKCDLCEKSYKQKAALNVHKRTHKDSPDFVCDICGRGFITRTKLKLHELTHVQEATIPCDQCDLMFRSHVHLERHRKLHTLEPKFGCDACGSFFKTRAYLTKHEKRVHNICTVKLK; encoded by the exons ATGTGGAGAGAAAAGGATAGAggagaacagaaaaaaatagctCAGGAAATGGACATCTGTCGGTTGGCATCCGACGACCACCCGGACAGtatgaagatggttgaaattgATTTCCAGGCGCTTTGTCGCATCTGTGGTGCGCTAGGGGAGAATTTGACGTCGGTTTTCGGGAAGAGGGCAGCCGATCGGTTGCGGGAACGTATCGAAAAACATCTGCTGGTGCAGATCCGGTCGGATGATTGTCTGCCGAGTAAGATTTGCGATGGCTGCCGGGAAACGCTGGATCGGTTCCATGAGCTGTTCGAAAAGTGCCACCGAACGGAGGAAAACTTCCGGAGCATGTTGGCGGCAGAAGCCGAGGGGGATGCGGTACCGGTTCCGGCCGCCAACGGAGAACCGTTACCGGATGAAGCTTTGCTGCACACTTCTCGTCCGACCACGATGGTGATGGATGTAAGTGATGCCAAACAAGCTccggaagaaaaacctaaagaAGCAGAGGAAGTCCCGAGAGCAGACGAAACGAAAAGTTGCGAAATGATCCAGAAGAATGCTGAAGAAAAACAGAG GGATGGTCCAGTTCGGCACTCCATCTGCGAAAGCGCGTACTACCCAGTAGCCGAGGATGAGATACAGATTAGCGAATACTTTATCGATGAAGAAAACATATCGCTGTTAAGTTTCGCTGAAGACGACTCTCAAGCTGAGCAGCCGCCTAGTTCCAGACAAACTTTCGAATCTTGTTTGAAACGTGTAAAAATGACCCCTCTGGGAAAGGACTCTATTGAACCCTACCGATCCGATTTGAACGGGCAGGTACGCTACGAATGTCCCGAATGTAAAAAGATAATCCTATCACCGTACGTTTTTGAGGCGCACTTGCGAGTGCACAACGGAGAGAGACCATTCAGTTGTCCCCGGTGCCAGAAGCGTTTCCGTATAGCTCGGGGTCTGAAGCGTCACATTCGACAGACACACCAGAAAGTACGCAGCCACTTTTGTGAGGTTTGTGGTAACACTTTTGCCAATAGCAAAAACCTCAAGGAACACATGTTTCTGCACACAAATGAGCGATCTTACAAATGCGATTTGTGTGAAAAGTCCTACAAACAAAAGGCAGCTTTGAATGTGCACAAACGAACCCATAAGGATAGTCCAGATTTTGTGTGCGACATTTGTGGCCGTGGTTTTATTACCCGCACAAAATTGAAACTTCACGAGTTGACGCACGTACAGGAGGCCACAATTCCATGTGATCAGTGCGATCTGATGTTCCGGTCTCATGTTCATCTGGAAAGGCACCGGAAGTTGCACACGTTGGAACCGAAGTTTGGTTGTGATGCCTGTGGGTCGTTCTTCAAAACTCGAGCCTATCTAACCAAACATGAAAAAAGAGTTCATAATATTTGTACTGttaagttgaaataa